The genomic DNA TGTGGCCTACAGTACtcgaaatgtgatgtccactagTTATAGCCCTCAATAACACTGTAAACTTGAtttggggggcaaaaaaaaagtatttgactcATTAATaactgtcattgacggcgccagacgtccaatcgactgccagcctctcccagtgaaaatggattgaacgtctaccgcTGTCAATGGTCGCCAATTAGTTCAAGTAGTGTCCTATTAAGGGATATTGccttattaacaaaaaaatataaatttagtTTGGTGAAACTTGTGAATTACGAAAGCTGGATGAAAGGAAATCTATAGTACTGAATAATATTCGTAAAAGTAATTATGTTTACCAAACGTAGTATTTTTGTTaatataaaatgataataatgatcaTTTACAACATATTTAACCCCTTCAACGTTCTATTATTTCATGACACTATTAAAACCTTGTTTTGCTTCTAAATAACAGTATGTTTTGTGTTATTTTAACGTTCAAGTTGTATCTGTGTACAGAACTGGTCTCTTCTTGACCCAACAGTAAGTCCTTAGGATTTGATCTTTTCATTATACTGTACTAAATATAATTCCTCAAGGGGAGATTCAGTTTACACTCTGCTTTATAGATTTGTGTCGCACATAACCATGAGATAAAATTAACCCACGAGTAAGCCTGCAAATGCACATTACAAAGTGAAAGGGGGCTTGTCAACGACTTCATTGTGTTgtgtttttaacatttattttcttaTATTGATTGGAAACTGAAAACAATGATTTATTGACTTTGTCACACATTCCTAAAACATGCACGGGATAGGCACTACTGAAATCAGGACATTATATTAAAAATCCATATATTCTTTTCCCAAAATTGTTTGTGatctttttgtttcaaattttagCTCCAATATTAACATCAATGATGTCCTGGGAAACTACTCGCTAACGCTCATTGACACCTTAGATACCCTACTGGTAAGTTGTCCAGTCCACAGTCCAGACAGGACTGTTTTGTAGTTTTCTTTGGAATTTAAATGATGCAATTCGAAGATCTAATTTGGAATGTGTCTGCTAACTAGGTGCTTGGAAATGTCACTGAGTTCCAGCGGGCTGTCGAGCTGGTGATCGACACCGTGTCTTTTGATAAGGATTCAACGGTGCAGGTTTTTGAGGCCAATATCAGGTACCGGCTGCAAAACTGCTATCATAATAAGACACTATGTGTTTCATGAATACACAATATACATGTTTATACAGTACCGATAATCCTCAGGTTacaaacaagttccgttcctacgctagcGACGGAACCCAATTTCAACGTAAatctgaattaaccctttaagtacctcccAAAAAACCTGACATCAAAATGACCTGACCTCAAAATTTACTATCCAAAAAAtggattatacgtcattgtactgtcctctccAAGATGTTGGCGCTAAGTCCTagatagacagcgagctaagatcTGAAGTGGCGACGTCAgaagtccgtgtggtttgctgactttattcagctgctcatgacatcaacacttgcagaataaaactaaaataaaaatgaaattaaatcaatttCATTTTCAATAACAGTAATTCATATatgcgtttataactagctgctgataagcAATAAGAATCCACACAAATGATTAGGATGTATCAGTTTGCGTTCGcatatcatcaaaaacaatcacatcctCACCCAAAGTATTCGACCGCAATCGAAAACGcagtaaacagtacaaaaggtgttatatacaggttttgcctctgtagatgcttcaagcaacaaatgtgtgtgCAGGCTCGTTCCCCTCTctcttcgtgggagcaaatggcTCTTCCTCGTGCATGTGTGCGCtgttcttcgtgtgcgcaaatacgttcttcttcgtgtgtacatgggctcttcttcgtgtgtgcaaAAATGTTCTTCATGTGTACGTGTGCTATTACTCATATGCGGAAGTACTGCCTGCTCTGCACTACCTGTGCCAAAAtagaagcatgcatcacaaaacaaaagtcaaaattataaaaacaaacaaacaactggagactccggcgtcttaaagtcgaaatcacataagtcgGGTAAGTTGTAACCCGGGAACTATGAATTCAATTGAATTAAAATATACCACAAGATGGGGCTCTGagatcaatttaaaaaacatgTAAATTCCTTTTCTTGATTTGTTTCTAAATAATACACCTTTAAGATGTTGGTTAAACATGTTAAACATGTTGTGCTGATAATACAATATGTGCACAGACGTAACACAATTGAATACTGATTTGTTGAGATATAGCATAAAACccttttttattacatttttttaagcgCAATCATTTCATTAGTGGCAATTCAGCACAATTGCAAATCGCTCAATAATAATTACTGATCCCTTTTCTACAGCTACAGCATAAACTACAGCGTATCATTACATGTAATCAACAACCCCCCCTACCCTGCTCATGACTGGAAAGAAGAccactgaaagaaaaaaagccctTAGCTTTACAGAGCATTTAGTGAAACAATATTACACTCCATTCAATGATTTTTATTGATCTCGTTTGATCAAGGATATTAGGCAGCCTCATTTCAGCTCACATTCTACTCACGGATTCCAAGCATCCGTTTGGGAGGGTGAATTTGGAGGGTTACGACGACCAGCTGCTACACTTGGCCCATGATCTGGCCTTGCGCCTCCTGCCGGCCTTTGAGAACACCAGCACAGGCATCCCCTATCCAAGAGTGGGTTTGACATACCTGAAGCCCTCAGCGTCAGTCCTTATTTCTCatctttatttcttttttcgGAACCCAGGTGAATCTAAAAACTGGAGTCCCGTCCGGTAGCATTAATGAGACGTGTACTGCGGGAGCTGGATCCCTGCTGGTGGAATTTGGAATTCTGAGCCGTTTGACTGGAGATTTTACGTTTGAGTCTGTGGCTCGGCGAGCTGTCAGAGCCCTTTGGAAGCTGAGGAATAGCGAAACTGGTTTGTTAGGTACAGCACAGCATTCATCAgatgtttttcagtcatctcaCCTAACCCAACCAGGCTTAAAAATTGAATGGTCCAAACGTTCGATGGGGTCTTGGTTTTAAATGTGGTATTTTGGGTTCACACACTTGATATATTTTCATTAATATGTTTGATCAGGCAACATCGTCAACATCCAAACCGGCCACTGGGTGGGCAAGCAGAGCGGCTTAGGTGCTGGCATGGACTCCTTCTATGAGTATTTACTCAAGTCATACATTCTGTTCGGTGAAAAGGAGGACTATGCCATGTTCCAAGCTGCCTACGATAGCATCCAAAACCACTTGAGGCGAGGGTGAGGCACTCCAATGTACAATAAAGTTTGAAACTCTTATGATTTGCCTAATTTACTGCATTACAGactgtttttttcaattaatgtaGGCGAGAGTCGTGCAATGAAGGAGAAGGCGACCCTCCCATCTACGTCAACGTGAACATGATGAGCGGCAAGATCATGAACACCTGGATAGACTCTCTTCAGGCCTTTTTTCCTGGGCTGCAGGTTAGCTTACAAACAAAAAGTACTGAAATTTTGGAAGGGACAAACtaagaaaatatttttggctgtccttttttttttttaggtgctaAATGGTGATGTGGAAAATGCTATTTGCCTCCATGCCTTCTATTATGCCATCTGGAAGCGCTTCGGGGCTTTACCGGAGAGGTACAACTGGAAGCGGCAGGCTCCTGATGTTCTCTTTTACCCACTCAGACCTGAGCTAGTGGAGTCCACGTATCTGCTCTATCAGGTGACATTCAGTGTATTAAAACAATTTCAATTTAACTAATCCATatatggccatagacgtccaatccagttttaGCTGTGAGAGGCTATCAAGTTTCAACCAGTCTTACTCATTATTAACGTACAGTATATTTGCCTTTGCAGGCGACCAAAAATCCTTTCTACTTGCATGTGGGAATGGACATCCTTGAGAGCCTTGAAAATAATACCAAAGTCAGGTGTGTTCAGTGCCTTTATTCCCcactttttttcttgtctttTTGTTGATGTGCTCTTTATGTTCCACAGATGCGGCTATGCTACCCTCCATCACGTTGTGCACAAATCCAAAGAAGATCGCATGGAGAGTTTCTTCCTAAGTGAAACCTGCAAATACCTTTATCTAGTAAGTGCAATCTCAAGAAATTCCTAAATTTTCTACCCAGCCTTCATGGTAGCAACATGGTagtaggtagcgtctgatgcgtgtcatagatatcacatgtacgtagaactagatgcgaaatgaccgactcggtggtgttaataaaatagccgccatcttaaaacagtacacttctcagcgctcatatataacattaacgttactgtcactcaaaTTGTCATTGCTgggtaaaacaccaagtagcactggtgtctaatgtgctccaatacagcacagcatttactttgaacactgcaaaaacacaaaatcctatcaggacttacagtttagactaacttaaaacttaactagaacttatagcatgacacaagtggaaattcaattgaaacacgtgagaaaaacacctaacttttaagtgatgtgtgttatcaagcgtaatgacatttttaggtaagacattttttataagatcttaaagttttttgagtgaacgctgtgaattagtcttttttttttttttttttttttgtcacatttgagatgcaattgttggctgttttcaacaatgtacatcgaaaataaagacattgattgactgaaaatggttcaatattagatgaaatgtcttgttttctcatctatatttataattactctttacctaaaaaaaaaatgttttattcgattactcgatagaattttcagtcgattactcgattactaaaatatttgatagctgtagccctacaATGTTGTagaggggaacacaccactaattttccaactgaaagtccaacctgcttcAGAGTCAGAACATGTAACAGAGTCATAGTATAACATTAaagtgtgtgaatttgctaacctgcaaaactcaaggaggaagctgcttagagagaagtgtgtttgtgttttctactgttaacgttaattaaactgtgagaaatgttaaCTTGGTTTACCCTtgtctccccaattttcatttttatttgatttatatGGTCATTAGCctatcaatggcgtaccgcaagcaacacgtcacttccgctcattaatattcatgacattagctactgttgctaagtgggGTCTTGGTTTTAAATGTGATCTTTTGGGTTCACACACTTGATATATTTGACttaacaagccaccgtttgtccctaataggaaatgaatggaaatcgtgtacgaaggagatgtttacagagctaaacctaccaattctctccgaaaatgatgtgcctggtgccaaattcactggcaaagatgtggaagaacataaaaatgttcagttgagtgtcgaaggctgaaaaagacaaaaaaacgagctgacctaagcatagccttagcttttttttatcgacgcgacagacaatgacattctcctatttcaacaagctatctttaccatcagccctgtctttcttatatatcctctggttgccctacgtctctgaccgttcttgggggtaatttagttagctttgtgtagcgatcgcaaatgctactcagtgacagccaacgaacacttttaattttttcattgataacaaatcttaattctataatttatttacacttcccccttactaaagttgttatacagtggggataacaagtatttgat from Corythoichthys intestinalis isolate RoL2023-P3 chromosome 9, ASM3026506v1, whole genome shotgun sequence includes the following:
- the edem1 gene encoding ER degradation-enhancing alpha-mannosidase-like protein 1; this encodes MQWPSLVVGLVLLRLSVSLWLAFGLAAYVSLGIGDSGSAEESRTGERESDDSWSQRISGYKHEEATGTCAKVTGDSPKRSYLSFFDGNKDDYVRRYSSFSATMKATMKEKAREMFYFGYDNYMKYAFPKDELNPIDCEGRGPDVQNPSNININDVLGNYSLTLIDTLDTLLVLGNVTEFQRAVELVIDTVSFDKDSTVQVFEANIRILGSLISAHILLTDSKHPFGRVNLEGYDDQLLHLAHDLALRLLPAFENTSTGIPYPRVNLKTGVPSGSINETCTAGAGSLLVEFGILSRLTGDFTFESVARRAVRALWKLRNSETGLLGNIVNIQTGHWVGKQSGLGAGMDSFYEYLLKSYILFGEKEDYAMFQAAYDSIQNHLRRGRESCNEGEGDPPIYVNVNMMSGKIMNTWIDSLQAFFPGLQVLNGDVENAICLHAFYYAIWKRFGALPERYNWKRQAPDVLFYPLRPELVESTYLLYQATKNPFYLHVGMDILESLENNTKVRCGYATLHHVVHKSKEDRMESFFLSETCKYLYLLFDEDNPLHKSGNKYIFTTEGHVMPVDKRFREKRWSGMCQQEDDVEQQTETIEQPSRNISKCIRIPDARRYTLPLKSVYMRQIDQMVGLL